A single region of the Drosophila takahashii strain IR98-3 E-12201 chromosome 2R, DtakHiC1v2, whole genome shotgun sequence genome encodes:
- the LOC138912126 gene encoding uncharacterized protein yields the protein MAKVINEVKSKEDVLIMLLKNQTSILDSTINVVRKGKSSTDNRIRNLKNQLATINKERGRYQDDHLQQAFMILTAQLTLLATGMQRMQAEIASVLIDTLPVSSKNVMELYKIMRAEGTTTTDHVIFKMTVPLVLTAQQEVFSIIPISTRHSGGWNRFDIKTFIIAVNYHRDQFIGLTGDEFEQCLVLSNNEHICFNHQAAFNAENRCEFQLFNNKSEILFSEGDSSTGSHDNQPAPIKKTTSSHLMNLPHEVLRSPLAMVEHLFNGRENVQSQQ from the exons ATGGCCAAGGTTATAAATGAGGTGAAATCCAAAGAAGATGTGTTGATTATGCTGCTCAAGAATCAAACGTCGATCTTGGATTCTACTATAAACGTAGTCAGGAAAGGCAAGTCATCCACTGATAACCGCATCAGAAATTTGAAGAATCAACTTGCAACCATCAACAAGGAACGAGGCAGATATCAAGACGACCACTTACAGCAGGCATTTATGATCTTAACTGCCCAGCTAACGCTGTTGGCTACTGGAATGCAGCGGATGCAAGCGGAAATTGCCAGCGTTCTTATAGAC ACGTTGCCGGTCTCGTCGAAAAATGTAATGGAACTCTATAAAATCATGCGCGCCGAGGGAACTACAACTACAGATCATGTTATATTCAAAATGACAGTGCCTCTGGTATTAACAGCACAGCAGGAAGTCTTCAGCATCATCCCCATCTCGACGCGGCACTCAGGAGGCTGGAATCGTTTTGACATTAAGACATTTATCATCGCTGTAAATTACCATAGAGATCAATTCATTGGTCTTACTGGGGATGAGTTCGAGCAATGTCTAGTACTATCCAACAACGAACACATTTGCTTTAACCATCAAGCCGCATTCAACGCTGAAAATCGGTGTGAATTTCAGCTATTCAATAACAAATCTGAGATACTCT TCTCCGAAGGCGATTCGTCAACTGGAAGCCACGACAACCAACCTGCACCAATTAAGAAAACGACGAGCAGCCATCTCATGAACCTACCCCACGAAGTTTTGCGTTCACCATTAGCGATGGTTGAACACTTGTTCAACGGCCGGGAGAATGTTCAGTCGCAGCAATAG